One Acinetobacter pullicarnis genomic region harbors:
- the ppk1 gene encoding polyphosphate kinase 1, with protein MNSEVNSTAIEYSYNERYINRELSILDFHLRVLEQAVDPLHPLLDRMNFLLIFSLNMDEFFEIRVAGVMEQLSLGNESRTPDGLTPKQVLESISKTAHAAIERQYRILNEEILPKLREEDIRFLRRGELSPAQSSWIKKYFQEQVAPVLTPISLDPAHPFPRLVNKSLNFIVTLEGKDAFGRQIDLAVVPAPRSLPRVVRLPEELTGGSEHFVMLSAIIHEHISDLFPGMTATGCYQFRVTRNADLALNEDVEDLAIALKGELNSRRFGRAVRLEVTENCPKHIYEYLLNEFDLELEQLYKVDGPVNLARLGSNFRQPHLRYDSHTPVVPKVLKKSENIFSAMQKQDILLHHPFESFAPVINLLREAARDPQVLAIKQTLYRSGADSEIVQVLAEAARNGKEVTAVIELRARFDEESNIAVANVLQEAGAVVVYGIVGYKTHAKMILVVRRENNKLVRYVHLGTGNYHAGNARIYTDYGLLTTDKELCEDVHRIFQELTGMGKMAKLKKLLHAPFTLHAQLINYIDEEISNVKAGKPAHIIIKVNALTEVQLINKLYEASQAGVQVDLIIRSICCLRPGLPNLSENIRVRSIVGRFLEHTRVFYFSNAGAHRIYCSSADWMDRNLFSRVEACFPVEDPALKKRIYHQGLLTYLKDNQQAWLLQGDGRWIRAELAEGEKPHNAQKELTALIV; from the coding sequence ATGAACAGCGAAGTGAATAGTACCGCAATAGAATATTCTTATAATGAGCGCTATATCAATCGAGAGCTTTCAATTCTAGATTTTCATTTACGGGTCTTAGAGCAAGCGGTCGATCCATTGCATCCCCTATTAGATCGAATGAATTTCTTGCTGATTTTCTCATTAAATATGGATGAGTTTTTTGAAATTCGTGTGGCGGGCGTGATGGAGCAGTTGTCACTTGGCAATGAAAGCCGAACCCCAGACGGCTTAACCCCAAAACAAGTTTTAGAGTCAATTTCAAAAACAGCACATGCAGCAATAGAGCGTCAGTACCGCATTTTAAATGAAGAAATTTTACCAAAACTGAGAGAAGAAGATATTCGTTTTCTCCGCCGTGGTGAATTGAGCCCAGCACAGTCTTCGTGGATTAAAAAATACTTCCAAGAACAAGTTGCCCCTGTACTGACCCCAATCAGTCTGGATCCTGCGCATCCGTTTCCACGTTTGGTTAACAAAAGCTTAAACTTCATCGTGACCTTAGAAGGTAAAGATGCTTTCGGTCGTCAAATTGATTTGGCGGTTGTACCTGCACCACGTTCATTGCCTCGTGTCGTACGTTTACCCGAAGAGTTGACTGGTGGAAGTGAGCATTTTGTGATGCTGTCTGCCATCATTCATGAACATATTTCAGATTTATTCCCTGGCATGACGGCAACCGGTTGTTATCAGTTCCGTGTGACGCGAAATGCAGACTTAGCATTAAATGAAGATGTTGAAGATTTAGCAATTGCACTCAAAGGCGAATTGAACTCTCGTCGTTTTGGTCGCGCTGTGCGTCTTGAAGTGACCGAAAACTGTCCAAAGCATATTTACGAATATTTGCTCAATGAATTCGATCTTGAACTTGAACAACTGTATAAAGTCGATGGTCCAGTCAATTTGGCACGATTAGGTTCTAATTTTAGACAGCCACATTTACGTTATGACTCTCATACGCCTGTTGTACCTAAGGTTTTAAAAAAGTCAGAAAATATTTTTTCTGCTATGCAAAAGCAAGATATTTTGCTGCATCATCCCTTTGAATCTTTTGCGCCTGTCATTAATTTATTGCGTGAAGCTGCACGAGACCCGCAAGTTTTAGCGATTAAGCAAACCTTATATCGTAGTGGCGCAGACTCTGAAATTGTACAGGTTCTGGCAGAAGCTGCACGCAATGGCAAAGAGGTGACTGCGGTTATCGAGCTACGTGCGCGGTTTGATGAAGAGTCCAATATTGCAGTGGCCAATGTATTGCAAGAAGCGGGTGCAGTCGTTGTGTATGGCATTGTCGGCTATAAAACCCATGCCAAAATGATTTTAGTGGTACGCCGTGAAAACAATAAACTGGTGCGCTATGTGCATTTAGGCACAGGTAATTATCATGCGGGCAATGCACGTATTTATACCGATTATGGTTTGCTCACCACAGACAAAGAGTTGTGTGAAGATGTGCATCGCATTTTTCAAGAATTGACTGGCATGGGTAAAATGGCCAAGTTGAAGAAGTTACTGCATGCACCATTTACCCTACATGCTCAGCTGATTAACTATATTGATGAAGAAATTAGCAACGTCAAAGCAGGCAAACCCGCACATATTATTATTAAAGTGAATGCACTGACTGAAGTGCAACTGATTAATAAATTGTATGAAGCTTCACAGGCAGGCGTACAAGTTGATTTGATTATTCGTTCAATTTGCTGTCTACGCCCAGGCTTGCCAAATCTCTCTGAAAATATCCGTGTGCGTTCGATTGTCGGACGTTTCTTGGAACATACGCGGGTGTTTTATTTTAGCAATGCTGGCGCACATCGAATTTATTGTTCAAGCGCGGACTGGATGGATCGTAACTTGTTTAGTCGCGTTGAAGCCTGTTTCCCGGTTGAAGATCCAGCATTGAAAAAACGTATTTACCATCAAGGCTTACTAACCTACTTAAAGGACAATCAACAAGCGTGGTTGCTGCAAGGGGATGGTCGCTGGATACGTGCCGAATTGGCCGAAGGTGAAAAACCACATAATGCGCAGAAAGAACTGACTGCCTTGATTGTGTGA
- a CDS encoding SPFH domain-containing protein: protein MGIGSIVVLVLLLFVATTIFKGVRIVPQGYNWIVQRLGKYHTKLEPGLNFVIPYVDEVAYKVTTKDIVLDIPSQEVITRDNAVLLMNAVAYINITNPQKAVYGIENYNWAIQNLVQTALRSIVGEMDLDDALSSRDHIKAKLKAAISDDISDWGITLKTVEIQDIQPSTTMQSAMEAQAAAERQRRATVTKADGEKQAAILEADGRLEASRRDAEAQVVLAEASQKAIEMVTSAVGDKEIPVAYLLGEQYVKAMQDMSKSNNAKTVVLPADIMNTIRGVMGRGS from the coding sequence ATGGGCATTGGCTCAATTGTTGTTTTGGTCCTGCTACTGTTTGTAGCAACCACCATTTTTAAAGGTGTTCGTATTGTACCGCAGGGTTATAACTGGATTGTGCAACGTCTTGGTAAATATCATACCAAGCTCGAACCAGGTTTAAACTTTGTCATTCCTTATGTGGACGAAGTGGCTTATAAAGTTACCACCAAAGATATTGTATTGGATATTCCATCACAAGAAGTGATCACCCGTGATAACGCAGTTCTGCTGATGAACGCAGTTGCCTATATTAATATTACCAATCCGCAAAAAGCAGTTTACGGGATTGAAAATTATAACTGGGCGATTCAAAACTTAGTGCAAACTGCGCTACGTTCAATTGTCGGTGAAATGGATCTAGATGATGCCCTATCTTCACGTGATCACATTAAAGCCAAATTAAAAGCAGCCATTTCTGATGATATTTCAGATTGGGGAATTACCCTTAAAACTGTTGAAATTCAAGATATTCAACCATCTACAACCATGCAATCTGCGATGGAAGCACAAGCAGCGGCTGAACGTCAACGTCGTGCAACTGTGACTAAAGCTGATGGTGAAAAACAGGCAGCGATTTTAGAAGCAGATGGTCGTTTAGAAGCCTCACGTCGTGATGCAGAAGCACAAGTGGTCTTGGCAGAAGCCTCACAAAAAGCCATTGAAATGGTGACTAGTGCGGTGGGCGACAAAGAAATCCCAGTGGCCTATTTACTTGGCGAACAATACGTTAAAGCCATGCAAGATATGTCTAAATCAAATAATGCCAAAACTGTGGTATTGCCTGCAGACATCATGAACACCATTCGTGGTGTGATGGGTCGCGGTTCATAA
- a CDS encoding NfeD family protein — MNFIFEPWHWFVLGILLILSELILPAFAALWFGIAAIVVSLIFLLFPSMSFTFQVVLWIILSIGCTILWFKFIKPLSIDKTKAGMSREATIGQTGMVIQTGLAHNEIRVRFALPVLGSDEWNCRSLSPVEVGDRVTVTDILGNDLVVKPYQSSTTFT, encoded by the coding sequence ATGAATTTTATTTTTGAACCTTGGCATTGGTTTGTATTGGGCATTCTGCTGATTTTGTCAGAACTCATTCTGCCAGCGTTTGCCGCCTTATGGTTTGGCATTGCCGCCATTGTTGTCTCGCTTATCTTTTTACTATTCCCATCAATGAGTTTCACCTTTCAGGTCGTACTTTGGATTATTCTGTCTATTGGCTGCACAATCCTTTGGTTTAAATTTATTAAACCCTTGTCCATCGATAAAACCAAAGCTGGAATGTCACGCGAAGCCACCATTGGCCAGACTGGCATGGTGATTCAAACTGGACTGGCACATAATGAAATTCGTGTCCGCTTTGCCCTGCCTGTACTTGGTTCTGATGAATGGAATTGCCGTAGTTTAAGCCCTGTCGAAGTTGGCGACCGTGTGACGGTTACCGATATTCTCGGCAATGATTTGGTGGTCAAACCTTATCAAAGCAGCACAACGTTTACTTAA
- a CDS encoding patatin-like phospholipase family protein, which yields MRLKQLGFISIMSLALVACDKNAITKPTTTPIAAREPVIAIALGGGGAKGFAHIGVLKVLESHGIKPKIVTGTSAGSFVGSIYASGKTPYQMQQLALQLKESDIRDLTLSSQGFVVGQKLQDYINRNVGNQAIEKFPIRFSAVATRLDTGKKSEFIKGNAGQAVRASCSIPNVFVPAKIGKYQYVDGGLVSPIPVQTARSMGADIVIAVDISARPSGSQPSSMWGLLDQTINIMGQQSINNELAQATVVIQPKVGHLGTLDLKASNQAILEGEKAAQAKITAIQTAISNFKKSPAALKPAPAAKF from the coding sequence ATGCGTTTAAAACAACTTGGATTCATCAGCATCATGAGTCTAGCGCTTGTTGCTTGTGATAAAAATGCCATCACCAAACCAACCACAACGCCAATTGCTGCACGTGAACCCGTGATTGCAATTGCGTTGGGCGGCGGCGGTGCCAAAGGTTTTGCGCATATTGGCGTTCTTAAAGTTTTAGAATCTCACGGTATTAAACCGAAAATTGTGACTGGTACCAGTGCCGGTAGCTTTGTTGGCAGTATTTATGCCAGTGGTAAAACCCCTTATCAAATGCAACAACTGGCCTTGCAGCTAAAAGAGTCCGATATCCGTGACCTTACTTTGAGTAGCCAAGGCTTTGTGGTCGGTCAGAAACTACAAGACTATATTAATCGCAATGTCGGTAATCAAGCGATTGAGAAATTTCCGATTCGTTTTTCTGCGGTTGCTACGCGTTTAGATACCGGTAAAAAGTCAGAATTTATCAAAGGTAATGCGGGTCAGGCAGTACGTGCCTCATGCAGTATTCCAAACGTATTTGTACCTGCGAAAATCGGGAAATATCAATATGTTGATGGTGGTTTAGTGAGTCCTATCCCCGTGCAGACAGCAAGAAGTATGGGCGCTGATATTGTTATTGCAGTGGATATTTCAGCACGGCCATCTGGTAGTCAACCTTCAAGTATGTGGGGTTTATTAGACCAAACCATCAACATTATGGGACAGCAAAGTATTAACAATGAACTGGCGCAAGCGACTGTCGTGATTCAACCCAAAGTTGGACATCTGGGTACACTCGATTTAAAGGCCAGTAATCAAGCCATTTTAGAAGGTGAAAAAGCGGCACAAGCCAAAATCACAGCCATTCAAACGGCGATTAGTAATTTTAAAAAATCACCTGCTGCACTTAAACCGGCTCCTGCTGCGAAATTTTAA
- a CDS encoding 1-acyl-sn-glycerol-3-phosphate acyltransferase has translation MPQIFPTLPDQVPQRGNLISRQFFKQLYLKQGWQFVGEFPNVPKAVAIITPHTSNYDAWYGFLALLGVGIKFTILGKASLFNTPLKHLLNWVGVIPVNRNHATGLTQQILHRIQQQDKIWIAIAPEGTRKRAEKIKSGFYHIAHAAKLPIVIFSFDYDHKTIRCLGLFHTTGDYEPDLIKILDIYQGQFSPKNVDWLSKPLQKLCKKG, from the coding sequence ATGCCACAAATATTCCCGACCCTGCCTGATCAAGTACCACAACGCGGTAATCTGATCAGCCGTCAATTCTTCAAACAACTGTATTTAAAGCAAGGCTGGCAATTCGTTGGTGAATTTCCCAATGTCCCCAAAGCGGTCGCTATTATTACACCGCACACCTCAAACTACGATGCTTGGTATGGATTTTTAGCCTTGTTGGGTGTTGGCATTAAATTTACGATTTTGGGCAAAGCCAGTCTCTTTAACACCCCTTTGAAACATCTCCTGAACTGGGTTGGGGTCATTCCTGTAAACCGCAATCACGCAACTGGACTCACACAACAGATTCTGCATCGCATTCAACAACAAGATAAAATTTGGATTGCCATTGCGCCCGAAGGTACCCGTAAGCGGGCTGAAAAAATAAAAAGTGGTTTTTATCACATTGCACATGCCGCCAAGCTCCCCATTGTGATCTTTTCTTTTGATTATGATCATAAAACCATTCGCTGTTTGGGGCTGTTTCACACCACGGGAGATTATGAACCAGACTTAATCAAGATTTTAGACATCTATCAAGGTCAGTTCTCTCCCAAAAATGTAGATTGGCTCTCAAAACCTTTACAAAAACTTTGTAAAAAAGGCTAG
- a CDS encoding MFS transporter has translation MPLKPAQLYLLFFSLYWAQGLPVGFMTQALPVILRMQGVSLAHIGGFGLLMAPWALKVLWAPWVDRVGIPALGHYRAWILITQLSSIVILIVLSYLPIESLNHPTYLLLFFIALLSMNCMGATQDIATDALAVRSLKAAQQHWGNMFQVIGSRLGFIVGGGAILWALDFLSWQSTFMLLAGLLALNTIPILYFNEGDSARSSVINAQPVLAKQTLREYLHSYVRYFSQTKVMFLWLLVLLSVKVTDGLSGPISKPLLVDLGLSLSQIGIYITMLGAAAALMGAFLASLCLQRLARQHAFVLFSILKLSTVFGFAGLAQQYEQGQHVAHWLIYVINALEDLFSAMLLVVILTLVMQYSRHSHAGTDFTLQVSIMALVSGVFYTLSGILGDYLGYKTYLMLIGIVGIFMLLPAYLWQRCYNTEK, from the coding sequence ATGCCACTAAAACCAGCACAGCTTTATCTGCTGTTCTTTTCATTATATTGGGCACAAGGTTTACCGGTGGGGTTTATGACTCAGGCCTTGCCGGTTATTTTACGGATGCAAGGCGTGTCTTTGGCACATATTGGTGGTTTTGGTTTGCTCATGGCACCTTGGGCGCTGAAAGTATTGTGGGCACCTTGGGTGGATCGGGTTGGTATACCAGCCTTAGGTCACTATCGTGCTTGGATTTTAATCACTCAACTCTCTAGTATTGTGATTTTAATAGTATTGTCTTATCTCCCAATTGAGTCGTTGAATCATCCGACTTATTTACTGCTATTTTTCATCGCATTGCTAAGCATGAATTGTATGGGAGCAACCCAAGATATTGCGACGGATGCCTTGGCGGTACGCAGCTTAAAAGCGGCCCAACAACACTGGGGCAATATGTTTCAGGTGATTGGTTCACGTTTAGGTTTTATTGTGGGTGGTGGGGCGATCCTTTGGGCCTTAGATTTTTTAAGCTGGCAATCTACATTTATGCTGTTAGCGGGATTGCTGGCATTGAATACAATTCCGATCCTGTATTTTAACGAAGGCGACTCTGCGAGATCCTCGGTTATAAATGCACAGCCTGTTTTAGCCAAGCAAACACTACGCGAGTATTTACATTCCTATGTGAGGTATTTCAGCCAAACCAAAGTCATGTTTTTATGGTTGTTGGTGTTGCTTAGTGTCAAAGTTACTGATGGTTTATCAGGACCAATTAGCAAACCGTTATTGGTGGATCTCGGATTAAGCCTAAGTCAAATTGGTATCTACATCACGATGCTGGGGGCTGCGGCGGCATTAATGGGAGCATTTTTGGCCAGTCTATGTCTGCAACGTTTAGCTCGGCAGCATGCTTTTGTCTTATTTTCCATCTTGAAATTATCGACCGTATTCGGTTTTGCCGGGTTAGCACAGCAATATGAGCAAGGGCAGCATGTGGCGCATTGGTTAATCTATGTGATTAATGCTCTTGAAGATTTATTTTCCGCAATGTTATTGGTGGTCATACTGACCTTGGTGATGCAGTATAGTCGCCACAGTCATGCGGGAACTGATTTCACTTTACAGGTGTCAATTATGGCATTGGTGAGTGGGGTGTTTTATACACTGAGCGGTATTCTTGGAGATTACTTGGGTTACAAAACTTATTTAATGCTGATTGGTATTGTTGGTATATTTATGTTGTTGCCTGCTTATCTTTGGCAGCGCTGTTATAACACTGAAAAATAA
- a CDS encoding phosphoethanolamine transferase encodes MSNFLAKMKLPNLKLSITAFNFLVAVWIGIFLNFAFLEQINTLTPYRGLKAYLFVFATGCVLVALYNLIFQIINWKWTVKLFSIILIFIGGFSAYFVGSLGVLITPDQIQNSIQTDAKEAADLLSMRFIIWALLGVLLPILVLCWIKIKPEPLSKVLIKKAISAVASFAVILGLLFIFYVDYAAIFRENRSIKGMISPQNVIASSYSYFHKKAPKKNLPLLAYGEDAHLNSTAAKDALPKLMVLVVGETARAESFSLNGYARNTNPELSKQAQLINFSQVSSCGTATAVSVPCMFSGMPRKQYDERLASHREGLLDVAQRAGYKVTWMSNNSGCKGVCDRVEQYQIPEEVKQKWCVANECKDGILVDALTDYIGKIPKDDQTPRLVVLHQLGSHGPAYYKRAPDEFRHFKPFCDTNAIQGCSSEQLVNVYDNSIVYTDHILNQVIEVLKKQSHYRTGFWYLSDHGESTGERGMYLHGAPYAMAPSQQTHVPMMMWFSDQWAANAADQVACLSRQKSTELSQDNLFPSLLSLLDVKSEVIDINNDMLQRCKV; translated from the coding sequence ATGTCAAATTTTCTAGCAAAAATGAAATTACCGAACTTAAAACTCTCAATAACTGCTTTTAATTTTTTAGTTGCAGTCTGGATTGGTATTTTTTTAAACTTTGCTTTTTTAGAGCAAATTAATACCCTCACACCGTATCGGGGTCTAAAGGCCTATCTTTTTGTGTTTGCGACGGGCTGTGTATTGGTTGCACTCTATAATCTTATTTTTCAGATTATTAATTGGAAATGGACCGTTAAGCTCTTTAGCATCATTCTGATTTTTATTGGTGGTTTTAGTGCCTATTTTGTGGGTTCGCTAGGCGTATTGATTACCCCGGATCAAATTCAAAATAGCATCCAAACTGATGCCAAAGAGGCTGCAGATTTATTATCAATGCGCTTTATTATTTGGGCATTGCTCGGCGTGCTTTTACCAATCTTAGTATTATGTTGGATTAAAATTAAACCAGAACCACTGAGTAAAGTGCTGATTAAAAAGGCCATAAGTGCGGTTGCTTCTTTTGCTGTTATTTTAGGGCTGCTATTTATTTTCTATGTCGATTATGCAGCAATATTTCGTGAGAATCGCAGTATTAAGGGCATGATCTCACCGCAGAATGTGATTGCATCCAGTTATTCTTATTTTCATAAAAAAGCCCCAAAGAAAAATTTACCTTTACTGGCTTATGGTGAAGATGCACATTTAAATAGCACGGCTGCTAAGGATGCACTGCCTAAACTGATGGTCTTGGTGGTTGGTGAGACCGCACGGGCAGAAAGTTTTTCACTGAACGGTTATGCACGAAATACCAATCCGGAACTGTCTAAACAAGCGCAACTGATCAATTTTAGTCAGGTGAGTTCTTGTGGGACGGCTACAGCAGTTTCAGTACCTTGTATGTTTTCAGGGATGCCGCGCAAACAATATGATGAGCGTTTAGCAAGTCACCGTGAAGGCTTACTCGATGTTGCGCAACGTGCAGGCTATAAAGTGACTTGGATGAGCAATAATTCAGGTTGTAAAGGTGTTTGCGATCGGGTAGAACAATATCAAATTCCTGAAGAAGTTAAACAGAAATGGTGCGTAGCGAATGAATGTAAAGATGGCATTTTGGTGGATGCTTTAACGGATTATATTGGAAAAATTCCCAAAGATGATCAAACCCCAAGATTGGTGGTCTTACATCAGTTAGGCAGTCATGGACCTGCTTATTATAAGCGTGCACCAGATGAGTTTAGACATTTTAAGCCCTTCTGTGACACCAATGCGATCCAAGGCTGTAGCAGTGAGCAGCTAGTGAATGTCTATGATAATTCAATTGTTTATACCGACCATATATTGAATCAAGTGATTGAAGTATTGAAAAAACAATCACACTATCGCACAGGATTTTGGTATCTCTCTGATCATGGTGAATCTACAGGCGAGCGTGGCATGTACTTGCATGGTGCCCCTTATGCGATGGCACCGAGTCAACAGACTCATGTGCCGATGATGATGTGGTTCTCAGATCAATGGGCTGCGAATGCCGCAGATCAAGTCGCTTGTTTGTCTCGTCAGAAATCAACCGAACTCAGTCAAGATAATTTATTTCCAAGCCTTCTTAGTTTACTCGATGTGAAATCGGAAGTTATTGATATCAATAATGATATGCTACAGCGATGCAAGGTTTAA
- a CDS encoding response regulator transcription factor yields the protein MTNILMIEDDFMIAESTITLLNFHQFEVEWVNNGLDGLKSLNKNSFDLILLDLGLPMMDGIQVLKQIRQKTNIPVLIISARDQLENRVEGLNQGADDYLIKPYEFDELIARIHALLRRCGRDPLQQPTESKMQSGDVILDVEQHVATLNGVEVELSNREWAILMPLMLHPNKIFSKANLEDKLYAFDSEISSNTIEVYVHHLRAKLGKDFIRTIRGLGYRLGQPQKL from the coding sequence ATGACAAATATATTGATGATTGAAGATGATTTCATGATTGCAGAATCGACGATAACGTTACTGAATTTTCATCAGTTTGAAGTCGAATGGGTGAATAATGGGCTAGATGGTTTGAAGTCACTGAATAAAAATAGCTTTGACCTCATTCTGCTTGATCTTGGCTTACCGATGATGGATGGTATACAGGTTCTCAAACAAATTCGGCAAAAAACCAATATTCCTGTCTTGATTATTTCTGCACGTGATCAATTAGAAAATCGCGTTGAGGGTTTAAATCAAGGTGCCGATGACTATCTGATTAAACCGTATGAGTTTGATGAGTTAATCGCGCGTATTCATGCCTTATTGCGTCGTTGTGGGCGAGATCCATTACAGCAACCGACTGAGTCTAAAATGCAGAGTGGGGATGTAATTCTTGATGTTGAACAACATGTCGCAACCCTAAACGGCGTCGAGGTTGAATTGTCCAATCGTGAATGGGCGATTTTAATGCCGTTAATGCTGCATCCCAATAAAATATTTTCCAAAGCCAATCTAGAAGATAAGCTCTATGCCTTTGATAGTGAAATTAGTAGTAATACCATCGAAGTTTATGTACATCATCTTAGAGCAAAATTGGGAAAAGATTTCATTCGTACCATTCGTGGTTTAGGCTATCGTTTGGGGCAGCCACAGAAGTTATAG
- a CDS encoding ATP-binding protein — protein MFKRYSLKKRLITYISVFSVVLGCVLVLEAYRISLRELDEILDAQMVYLAERVALNVHPIQSQFNEHRHYHEEDLFIDVWAYADHSDVNHKQHMLVSQKDSPGFYTHENDNGEWVTYIIPVKDYQIQISQQLKVRKILALELAGSMFLPYLLIFPLGILALVLIISRNLKPLEDFKTELSQRDSNDLGAIINSHYPDELIPTINEMNSLFERIQLGQQEQKQFIADAAHELRTPITALNLQTKILLSQNPEDKNLNNLAKGLARIQHLVSQLLALAKQDAALNQDELISNFSLNDIVVQSIEQLMNLAMEKELDMGLVRNELVQIQSIEQSIHSVIYNLLDNAIKYTPNAGVINISIFQTNINSVTILIEDSGMGIPAAQYEMVLKRFYRVHHHLIVGSGLGLAIVDKAIQQLGGHFELSKSQDLGGLAARVTLPLHYHKKELLSEV, from the coding sequence ATGTTCAAGCGCTATTCACTCAAAAAACGTTTAATCACTTATATCTCTGTATTTAGTGTGGTCTTAGGCTGTGTTTTAGTGCTCGAAGCTTATCGGATTTCATTGCGAGAACTCGATGAAATCTTAGATGCGCAAATGGTTTATTTGGCTGAACGGGTTGCGTTAAATGTACATCCGATCCAAAGCCAATTTAATGAACATAGACATTATCACGAAGAAGATTTATTTATTGATGTCTGGGCCTATGCCGATCATAGCGATGTTAATCATAAGCAACATATGTTGGTTTCTCAAAAGGACAGCCCAGGGTTCTATACGCATGAAAATGATAATGGTGAATGGGTGACCTATATTATCCCAGTCAAAGATTATCAAATTCAGATTAGTCAACAACTTAAGGTCCGTAAAATTCTTGCCTTAGAGTTGGCAGGCAGTATGTTTCTTCCCTACTTGCTGATTTTTCCTTTAGGAATTTTGGCGTTGGTGTTAATTATTAGTCGAAATTTAAAGCCTTTGGAAGATTTTAAAACCGAATTGTCGCAGCGCGATTCTAATGATTTGGGTGCAATTATAAACAGCCATTATCCTGATGAATTAATCCCGACAATTAATGAAATGAATAGTTTATTTGAGCGGATTCAATTGGGACAGCAGGAACAAAAGCAGTTTATTGCCGATGCTGCACATGAGCTCCGTACACCGATTACTGCATTAAACTTACAGACCAAAATACTATTAAGTCAAAACCCAGAAGATAAAAATCTCAATAATTTAGCCAAAGGTTTGGCGCGTATCCAACATTTGGTTTCGCAGCTTTTGGCATTGGCAAAACAAGATGCTGCTTTAAATCAAGACGAGTTGATCTCTAATTTTTCCTTGAATGATATTGTGGTGCAATCCATTGAACAACTTATGAATCTTGCAATGGAAAAAGAACTGGATATGGGCTTGGTGCGCAATGAGTTGGTCCAGATACAAAGTATTGAGCAATCTATTCACTCGGTTATTTACAATCTATTAGACAATGCAATTAAATATACCCCAAATGCTGGGGTCATCAATATTTCAATATTTCAAACAAACATAAATAGTGTGACGATTTTAATTGAAGACAGTGGAATGGGAATTCCAGCAGCGCAATATGAAATGGTGCTAAAACGTTTTTATCGAGTGCATCATCATTTAATCGTGGGCAGTGGCCTTGGACTTGCTATTGTAGATAAAGCCATTCAACAATTAGGCGGGCATTTTGAGCTGTCTAAAAGTCAGGATCTTGGTGGCTTAGCAGCACGTGTTACTTTGCCACTGCACTATCATAAAAAAGAACTTCTCAGCGAAGTCTAA